In a genomic window of Occallatibacter riparius:
- a CDS encoding ABC transporter permease, translating to MAMVSRLMNLFRRSRLDREIAEELGAHIEMRIEDNIAHGMSPEQARREAQMRFGNATVMREKVAAVDASLALENMARDARFALRRLRKSPGFAVTVLLTLAIGIGANAAVFSVLNSVLLRPLPYPHSDRLIALWLDAPGAGGLSNFQNGLQLSPSMYLTFSRRNQSFHAMGVWYSRNASVTGLAQPEEVHSTLVSGGVLEALSVPAIAGRWFNSADQDPNGAKTAMLGYGYWQRRFGGDRSAVGRSIQVDGITREIVGVMPRGFRVMDEDFDVMLPLAFDPQHQKLAPFGYSGLARLKDGVSIERADADISRLIGVWMDSWSNGPGTNPHYYQRWHITPKFKRLKDQVIGNVSGVLWIVMATVGLVMLIACTNVANLLLVRAESRQQELTVRAALGASRARIARELLVESVLLGMLGGLVGVGVAYAGLRLLVSIGPSNLPRLSEISFDARSLLFTLALSVLAGLLFGSIPAWRYARAKAALSSGSRTASVSRTRQRTRNALVVAQVAMALVLLVSALLMIRTFAALRNVEPGFTGAAHLETMRIAIPETMISDEKTVLETEQQIADKIAAVPGVKQVSFAVTAPMEDFDANWDTLSVEGKNYEGGEPPLRMFNYVAPGFFSTMGTRIVAGRDFTWPDLYGMRPMVLVSENFARENWGSATNAIGKRVRQFTKMPWQEVIGVVEDVRVHGVDEKAPALIYWGTLIEDPYKPQPQPSAARAVRYMIRSDRAGTEALLSQVQQAVWSVNANLPVASPGTMQEIYSQSMARTSFTLVMLAIAGSMALLLGVIGIYGVISYAVSQRTREIGIRLALGAQKSELRWMFVRFALTVTGLGVALGLVAAAGLTKLMSSLLFGVSPRDPVTFITVPLLLLAAAAVASYLPAWHASAVNPVEALRAE from the coding sequence ATGGCGATGGTATCGCGGCTGATGAACCTGTTCCGGCGGTCGCGGCTGGATCGCGAGATTGCCGAAGAGCTCGGTGCGCATATCGAGATGCGGATCGAGGACAACATCGCGCACGGAATGTCGCCAGAGCAGGCGCGGCGCGAGGCGCAGATGCGCTTTGGCAATGCGACGGTGATGCGCGAGAAGGTGGCTGCGGTGGATGCGAGCCTGGCGCTCGAGAACATGGCGCGCGATGCGCGGTTTGCGCTGCGGCGGCTGCGGAAATCGCCGGGGTTTGCGGTGACAGTGCTGCTGACACTGGCGATCGGGATTGGCGCGAATGCGGCGGTGTTCAGCGTGTTGAACAGCGTGCTGCTGCGGCCGCTGCCTTATCCGCATTCGGACAGGTTAATTGCGTTGTGGCTGGATGCGCCGGGGGCGGGAGGGCTGTCGAACTTCCAAAACGGGCTGCAGCTTTCGCCGTCAATGTATCTGACATTTTCGCGACGCAACCAGAGCTTTCATGCAATGGGCGTGTGGTATTCCCGCAATGCAAGCGTGACGGGGCTGGCGCAGCCGGAAGAAGTGCATTCGACGCTGGTGAGCGGAGGAGTGCTTGAGGCGCTGAGCGTGCCTGCTATTGCGGGACGGTGGTTCAACTCGGCGGACCAGGACCCGAATGGAGCCAAGACAGCGATGCTGGGGTACGGCTACTGGCAGCGGCGATTTGGAGGTGACCGCAGCGCGGTGGGACGCAGCATCCAGGTGGACGGGATCACGCGCGAGATTGTGGGCGTGATGCCGCGTGGGTTCCGCGTGATGGATGAGGATTTCGATGTAATGCTGCCGCTGGCGTTCGATCCGCAGCACCAGAAGCTGGCGCCGTTCGGCTACAGCGGCCTGGCGCGGCTGAAAGATGGAGTTTCGATCGAACGGGCGGATGCGGACATTTCGCGGCTGATCGGCGTGTGGATGGATTCATGGTCGAACGGGCCGGGAACGAATCCGCACTACTACCAGCGGTGGCACATCACGCCGAAATTCAAGAGGCTGAAGGACCAGGTGATTGGCAATGTTAGCGGCGTGCTCTGGATCGTGATGGCAACGGTGGGCCTGGTGATGCTGATTGCGTGCACGAATGTCGCGAATCTGCTGCTGGTGCGTGCAGAGAGCCGGCAACAGGAGCTGACGGTGCGTGCGGCGCTTGGTGCGAGCCGGGCGCGGATTGCGCGCGAACTGCTGGTGGAGAGTGTGCTGCTGGGCATGCTGGGCGGCCTGGTGGGCGTAGGCGTGGCTTATGCGGGGTTGCGGCTGCTGGTGTCGATCGGGCCGTCGAATCTGCCGCGGTTATCTGAGATTTCATTCGATGCGCGGTCTTTGCTGTTCACGCTGGCTTTGTCGGTGTTAGCGGGCCTGTTGTTCGGGTCGATTCCGGCATGGCGGTATGCGCGGGCGAAGGCGGCATTGAGTTCCGGATCGCGCACGGCGAGCGTGAGCCGTACACGGCAGCGGACGCGCAATGCGCTGGTGGTGGCGCAAGTGGCCATGGCGCTGGTGCTGCTGGTGAGCGCGCTGCTGATGATTCGCACCTTCGCGGCCCTGCGCAATGTAGAGCCGGGATTCACAGGCGCGGCGCATCTGGAGACGATGCGGATTGCGATTCCTGAGACGATGATCAGCGACGAGAAGACGGTGCTTGAGACCGAGCAGCAGATCGCGGACAAGATCGCCGCGGTGCCGGGCGTGAAGCAAGTGAGCTTCGCCGTGACCGCACCAATGGAGGATTTCGATGCCAACTGGGACACACTGAGCGTCGAAGGCAAGAACTACGAGGGCGGCGAGCCTCCGCTGCGGATGTTCAACTACGTCGCCCCGGGCTTCTTCTCGACGATGGGTACGCGGATTGTGGCGGGGCGTGACTTTACGTGGCCCGATCTTTACGGAATGCGGCCGATGGTCTTGGTGTCAGAAAACTTCGCGCGCGAGAACTGGGGCTCCGCGACGAATGCGATCGGCAAGCGGGTGCGGCAGTTTACGAAGATGCCGTGGCAGGAAGTCATCGGAGTGGTGGAAGACGTTCGCGTGCACGGCGTGGATGAGAAGGCGCCTGCGCTCATCTACTGGGGCACGCTGATTGAAGACCCTTACAAGCCGCAGCCGCAGCCAAGTGCGGCGCGCGCGGTGCGGTATATGATTCGCAGCGATCGCGCGGGCACAGAAGCGCTGTTGAGCCAGGTTCAGCAGGCGGTGTGGAGCGTGAACGCGAATCTTCCGGTAGCTTCGCCGGGGACGATGCAGGAGATCTACAGCCAGTCGATGGCGCGCACATCGTTCACGCTGGTGATGCTGGCGATTGCGGGATCGATGGCGCTGTTGCTGGGCGTGATTGGGATCTACGGCGTGATTTCGTATGCAGTGTCGCAGCGGACGCGCGAGATCGGAATACGGCTGGCGCTGGGGGCGCAGAAGAGTGAACTGCGCTGGATGTTCGTGCGGTTTGCGCTGACGGTGACGGGGCTTGGTGTGGCCCTTGGTCTTGTGGCCGCTGCGGGCTTGACAAAGCTGATGAGTTCGCTGCTGTTCGGCGTGAGTCCGCGAGATCCGGTGACATTCATAACAGTTCCGCTGCTGCTGCTTGCGGCGGCGGCAGTTGCGAGTTATTTGCCGGCGTGGCACGCTTCCGCCGTGAATCCAGTGGAAGCGCTGAGAGCGGAGTAA
- a CDS encoding ABC transporter permease produces the protein MRRITNLFRRERLDGEIAEELRAHIDLRIEDNLARGMTPEDARREALVRFGNTASTRERVMGEDAALSVDSWWADMRYALRKLANSPGFTITAIFTLAVGIGVNTAIFSSMDAVVLRPLAVPAMDRVVTAVEQDNSGNQRVALADYEDWARDSRAFEELSVRTEKSVNLTGAGDAAQIEASLATANFFSALRVEPVLGRLYVESEAQPGRDAVAVLNYGFWTRRFASDPAVLGRRIELDGRGYTVIGVLPKSVQYPSTADVFLPLAPTPQQLQDRKNHNYFVMGRLRDGVTVRQAQAEMRTIADRIARAYPATNNGMTAHVEPLLDGINDEYTPMYYRLIMGATLFVLLVVCANIANLQIARGIDRRPEIAMRRALGASRWRIIQQLLIENLLLGLAGAAGGVVIGQIDLKVMNAFMPERVARYMAGWTNIHFSARTFFFSVGLAVLAGVMSGMAPALEAIRVNPAQEIRAGSRSAIGSKRNRRLRSVFAVAQISLAVALVIGAALISKGMRSMLHSADEYEPNRVLTFDVALPAARYGTPRLRAAYYAQALERLRGLPGVKWAEVTNTLPYSDYGWVRDVEIENRPTMPGKFQTGLYLPVSEGYFAALRIGVLQGRGFTPHDTLDTVPVAVVSQRFVAQYFPNQSPLGHRIRLDGQNSTEPWLTIVGVVQETSYSLWDSTPHAVVYLNTSQAAPAGTEFAIFAEGHDALPLAPAVRQTLSSVDPALPLNGVQSYWQYMHERLTGLMYASAMLGIDGLIALLLAAIGIFGAMANLVGERTREIGVRLALGASREDVLRMILRRASWLAGSGLGLGLVLAFWLAKVLANLLRGVSPHDAVVFTSITVVIAAVALVASWLPARRAAKVDPMEALRSE, from the coding sequence TTGCGGCGTATTACAAATCTGTTTCGGCGTGAGCGGCTGGATGGGGAGATTGCCGAGGAGCTGCGAGCGCACATCGACCTGCGCATTGAGGACAACCTTGCGCGAGGAATGACGCCGGAAGACGCACGGCGCGAGGCGCTGGTGCGCTTTGGCAACACCGCGTCGACGCGCGAGCGGGTGATGGGCGAAGACGCTGCGCTGAGTGTCGACTCATGGTGGGCCGACATGCGCTATGCGCTGCGCAAGCTGGCGAATTCGCCGGGGTTCACGATTACCGCGATCTTCACGCTTGCCGTGGGCATCGGCGTGAACACGGCGATTTTCAGCAGCATGGATGCGGTGGTTCTGCGGCCTCTGGCTGTGCCCGCGATGGATCGCGTGGTGACCGCCGTGGAGCAGGACAATAGCGGCAATCAACGGGTGGCGCTCGCCGATTATGAAGACTGGGCGCGGGACAGCCGGGCCTTTGAAGAGCTTTCAGTACGCACGGAGAAATCGGTGAACCTGACGGGCGCGGGCGATGCGGCGCAGATTGAAGCATCGCTGGCGACGGCAAACTTCTTCAGCGCGCTGCGGGTGGAACCGGTGCTGGGGAGGCTGTATGTGGAGAGCGAGGCGCAGCCTGGGCGCGACGCGGTGGCGGTGCTGAATTACGGCTTCTGGACGCGGCGGTTTGCGAGCGATCCGGCGGTGCTGGGGCGGCGGATCGAGCTGGATGGACGCGGTTACACGGTGATTGGGGTTCTGCCGAAGTCGGTGCAATATCCGTCGACGGCGGATGTGTTTCTGCCGCTGGCGCCGACGCCGCAGCAGCTCCAGGACCGCAAGAACCACAACTATTTCGTGATGGGGCGGCTGCGCGATGGCGTGACGGTGCGGCAGGCGCAGGCGGAGATGCGGACGATCGCGGATCGCATTGCGCGGGCTTATCCGGCCACCAACAACGGCATGACGGCGCATGTGGAGCCGCTGCTGGATGGGATCAACGACGAGTACACGCCGATGTACTACCGGCTGATTATGGGCGCGACACTGTTTGTGCTTCTGGTGGTGTGCGCCAACATTGCGAATTTACAGATTGCGCGGGGTATCGACCGCCGGCCGGAGATTGCGATGCGCCGGGCACTGGGAGCGAGCCGCTGGAGGATCATCCAGCAACTGCTGATTGAGAATCTGCTGCTGGGCCTGGCGGGAGCCGCGGGCGGGGTGGTGATCGGCCAAATCGATTTGAAGGTGATGAACGCGTTCATGCCGGAGAGGGTGGCGCGTTACATGGCGGGTTGGACCAATATCCATTTCAGCGCGCGCACATTCTTCTTCTCGGTGGGACTGGCGGTGCTGGCAGGAGTGATGTCGGGAATGGCTCCGGCACTGGAAGCGATTCGGGTGAATCCCGCCCAGGAGATTCGGGCGGGTTCGCGATCGGCGATCGGATCGAAGCGCAATCGCCGGTTGCGTAGCGTGTTTGCCGTGGCGCAGATTTCGCTGGCGGTGGCGCTGGTGATTGGGGCAGCGCTGATCTCGAAGGGCATGCGGTCGATGCTGCACTCGGCGGACGAGTATGAGCCGAACCGTGTACTGACATTTGATGTGGCGCTTCCGGCAGCACGTTATGGCACCCCGCGGCTCAGGGCTGCCTATTATGCGCAGGCTCTGGAGAGACTGCGCGGATTGCCGGGCGTGAAGTGGGCGGAGGTGACGAACACGCTGCCCTACTCGGACTACGGGTGGGTGAGGGATGTGGAGATCGAGAACCGCCCAACGATGCCGGGCAAGTTCCAGACCGGTTTGTATCTGCCGGTGAGCGAGGGGTATTTCGCGGCCCTGCGGATCGGAGTTCTGCAGGGCCGTGGATTTACGCCCCACGATACGCTGGATACGGTTCCGGTGGCAGTGGTGAGCCAGCGATTTGTTGCGCAGTATTTTCCGAACCAAAGTCCGCTAGGCCATCGAATCCGTCTGGACGGGCAAAACAGCACCGAACCTTGGCTAACCATTGTGGGGGTCGTGCAGGAGACGAGTTACTCGCTGTGGGATTCAACTCCGCACGCAGTTGTGTATCTGAACACATCGCAGGCGGCTCCGGCAGGCACCGAGTTCGCAATTTTTGCCGAGGGGCATGATGCGCTGCCCCTGGCGCCGGCCGTGCGGCAGACGCTGTCTTCCGTTGATCCGGCATTGCCGCTGAACGGGGTGCAGAGTTACTGGCAATACATGCATGAGAGGCTGACCGGGCTGATGTATGCGTCGGCTATGTTGGGCATCGACGGGCTGATTGCGCTTTTGCTGGCGGCCATTGGGATATTTGGAGCGATGGCGAACCTGGTGGGGGAGCGAACTCGGGAAATCGGCGTGCGGCTGGCTCTGGGCGCGAGCCGGGAGGACGTCCTGCGGATGATCCTGCGGCGTGCTTCCTGGCTGGCGGGAAGCGGGCTTGGGCTGGGCTTGGTGTTGGCCTTTTGGCTGGCAAAGGTGCTGGCCAACCTGCTGCGCGGAGTGAGCCCGCACGATGCCGTGGTTTTCACGTCGATCACGGTTGTGATTGCCGCGGTGGCGCTGGTGGCAAGTTGGCTACCGGCACGGCGCGCGGCGAAGGTCGATCCGATGGAAGCACTGCGCTCAGAGTAA
- a CDS encoding ABC transporter permease, with amino-acid sequence MALFRRIANLFRRARLDGEISEELRAHIEMRIEDNIARGMTPQQARREALVRFGNTSSMKERVAAADMPLLLNSVYSDIRYAFRQLVRNPGFAGTAIVVLALGIGASTAIFAFVDAVLIKPLTYRDPAQLVGLFESNPLGSRFHLSYPDYLDWKSLNHGFSSMEAFDNVHFALKTPEGVESVDGAAVGAGFFRMLGVTPVLGRDFRQGEDTLGAPHTVMLSYPAWQKRFGGREDVLGTAITLDGTAYTIAGVLPRSFNFGPAGAAEFWTAMQASATPEDRGEHGILAFARLHDGVSLEAAAAEMSGIASRLAKEYPDADEGRGATVVRLTELVVGNLRPTLLLLLSGAALLLLMACTNVSGLLLVRAQSRQREVAVRGALGATRPRLVRQFATEAVVLTAAGGALSMAVAYTAVRLLRKLVPSASLDAMPYLRDLGLNAHVILFIAAIAGGCAVLLSLIAIARAPFANPGQGLAGTGRGFAGTTWRQMGAKMVVLQLCTATILLVGAGLFSKSFYRLLHTETGLHPDHLATMRLWAPPSSYPKNDKVVALAQRVIAETEQLPGVQSAAVTHQVPISNIAGGSATFEVIGRPSKQRTNEANAREVSAGYFTTLGARLLRGRWFDESDDASKPRVAIVNASFARKFLAGEDALRQHIRSDASAPLLQIVGIVDDIHEGPLDADVQPAIYTSFEQAPSSIFYIVVRTEQEPRALLTPLRAAVKRIDPNVLTMTAETMEDRIENLQSTALHRASAWLVGGFAAMALLLGTVGLYGVIAYSVSQRTREIGVRMALGAQRESVYRMILREAGWLTVLGVGVGLVCAVLAAMLIRKLLFGTQAWDAQTLVAVSVVMTFAALLASYLPARRAAAVNPAEALRAE; translated from the coding sequence ATGGCATTGTTCCGGCGAATTGCGAATTTGTTTCGGCGGGCGCGCCTGGATGGGGAGATTTCCGAGGAGCTGCGGGCGCATATCGAAATGCGCATTGAGGACAACATCGCGCGGGGCATGACTCCCCAGCAAGCGAGGCGCGAAGCGCTGGTGCGCTTCGGCAACACCAGTTCGATGAAAGAGCGTGTAGCGGCGGCGGATATGCCGCTGCTGCTGAACAGCGTGTACTCGGACATCCGGTACGCGTTTCGCCAATTGGTGAGGAACCCGGGATTCGCAGGCACGGCCATTGTGGTGCTGGCGCTGGGAATTGGAGCGAGTACAGCAATCTTTGCATTCGTAGATGCAGTGCTGATTAAGCCGCTCACCTATAGGGATCCCGCGCAACTGGTCGGGCTGTTCGAGAGCAATCCGCTGGGATCACGGTTTCATCTCTCGTATCCCGATTATCTCGATTGGAAGAGCTTGAATCATGGTTTTAGTTCGATGGAGGCGTTCGACAACGTTCACTTCGCGCTGAAGACGCCGGAGGGCGTGGAGAGCGTGGATGGCGCTGCAGTGGGCGCGGGATTCTTCAGGATGCTTGGAGTCACACCCGTGCTGGGACGCGACTTCAGACAGGGAGAAGATACTCTGGGCGCGCCGCATACGGTGATGTTGAGTTATCCCGCATGGCAGAAGCGGTTCGGTGGGCGAGAAGACGTGCTGGGCACGGCGATAACGCTGGACGGAACGGCGTACACCATCGCAGGTGTCCTTCCGCGGAGTTTCAACTTCGGCCCGGCCGGCGCGGCGGAGTTCTGGACGGCGATGCAGGCCAGCGCTACGCCGGAGGATCGCGGCGAGCACGGCATCCTGGCGTTCGCCCGACTCCATGATGGCGTCTCTCTCGAGGCCGCCGCAGCGGAGATGAGCGGGATTGCGAGCCGGCTGGCGAAAGAGTATCCGGATGCAGATGAAGGCCGCGGGGCTACGGTGGTGCGGCTGACCGAGCTGGTAGTGGGCAATCTGCGGCCTACGCTATTGCTGCTGCTGAGCGGAGCAGCGTTGCTGCTTCTGATGGCTTGCACGAACGTTTCGGGACTTTTGCTGGTACGCGCGCAGAGCCGGCAGCGCGAAGTTGCCGTGCGCGGCGCACTGGGTGCGACACGGCCACGCCTGGTACGGCAATTCGCAACTGAAGCAGTGGTGCTGACCGCAGCGGGCGGTGCGCTGAGCATGGCCGTTGCTTACACGGCGGTCCGGCTGCTGAGGAAGCTGGTTCCGTCTGCCAGTCTGGATGCAATGCCCTATCTGAGGGACCTCGGGCTGAATGCTCACGTAATCCTGTTCATCGCGGCCATAGCGGGGGGTTGTGCTGTGCTGCTCTCTTTGATTGCGATTGCACGCGCACCGTTTGCGAACCCCGGGCAAGGGCTGGCAGGGACCGGTCGCGGTTTTGCCGGAACTACGTGGCGGCAGATGGGAGCCAAGATGGTGGTCCTGCAGTTATGCACGGCCACAATTCTGCTGGTGGGCGCAGGCCTGTTCTCAAAGAGCTTCTACCGGTTGCTGCATACCGAAACCGGATTGCATCCGGATCATCTGGCCACCATGCGGCTATGGGCTCCGCCGTCGAGCTATCCAAAGAATGACAAGGTGGTGGCGCTGGCGCAGCGGGTGATCGCGGAGACAGAGCAATTGCCTGGCGTGCAATCGGCGGCTGTAACGCACCAGGTACCGATCTCCAACATCGCCGGCGGCAGCGCCACGTTTGAGGTGATCGGCAGGCCGAGCAAGCAGCGAACCAACGAGGCGAATGCGCGCGAGGTGAGCGCCGGATACTTCACGACGCTCGGGGCGCGGTTGCTGAGAGGCCGATGGTTCGATGAATCGGATGACGCCTCCAAGCCCCGGGTAGCAATCGTCAACGCATCATTCGCGCGCAAGTTTCTTGCAGGCGAAGATGCGCTGCGGCAGCACATTCGTTCCGATGCATCGGCTCCGCTGCTCCAGATTGTCGGGATAGTTGACGATATCCACGAAGGGCCGCTCGATGCGGACGTGCAGCCGGCCATCTATACATCTTTCGAGCAGGCGCCGAGTTCGATCTTTTACATCGTTGTAAGGACCGAGCAGGAACCGCGCGCCCTGCTGACACCGCTTAGAGCAGCTGTGAAACGGATCGATCCCAACGTTCTGACCATGACGGCCGAGACGATGGAGGATCGGATCGAGAATCTGCAATCTACGGCGCTGCACCGTGCTTCGGCATGGCTGGTGGGCGGGTTTGCGGCGATGGCCCTGCTGCTGGGTACGGTGGGGCTGTATGGCGTGATCGCGTATTCGGTGAGCCAGCGGACGCGCGAGATCGGCGTGCGTATGGCGCTGGGGGCACAGCGCGAGTCTGTGTACCGCATGATTCTGCGCGAGGCTGGATGGCTGACTGTACTGGGAGTTGGTGTGGGGTTGGTGTGCGCGGTGCTGGCAGCGATGCTCATTCGCAAGCTGCTTTTTGGCACGCAGGCATGGGACGCGCAGACGCTGGTGGCTGTGAGCGTGGTGATGACATTTGCGGCGCTGCTGGCGAGTTATTTACCGGCGCGCCGGGCCGCGGCGGTGAATCCCGCGGAAGCATTGCGCGCAGAGTGA
- a CDS encoding ABC transporter permease, whose translation MASLRRVANLFRRSRLDRDISEELRAHIEMRIEDNVARGLSPEEARREALVRFGNHAATKERVVASDASLGLAEWGRDIRYAARHLRRSPGFALTAIATLMVGIGACVVVFGVLNALVLRPLNLAGADRLVQVVNKQPGDDSQSYPDYLDLRARNSTFADMVAYRVDQAGMSVGSSAQKSWVYEVSGNYFEMLGVTPQVGRMIAPSDEHGPNSAPYMVLSDGFWRSRFEGDPRVVGMTVQLNKHPFTIIGVAPKTFHGTELFLWPDFWIPMVNEEQVQGYSFLEKRYNHGIYVLGSVKPGVTVVQATDNLRAVGKGLAKEHPVEDGGMEPRLVRPGLFADTVGDPMRAFTVAIMGLAVLVLLAACANLAGIFTARFADRTRELAIRISIGSGRWRILRQLLTEALLVCAAGGAAGTAAAAAMLNVLSRWQPIPEFPIHVTAVPDLKVYAVAIGLSLASGILPGLVPARQIWRMDAMQAIKSGAVTAGLLRRLTLRDVLLGVQIALCALLITSSLVAVRGMQRALKAPIGFKPEGVALASMDMHMSGYADKTALPVQRRMIDAASHIPGVTAAGTIDSMPLGTGGSNEPVFRDGTTDFRPKNTVTVAKYYAISPGYLHAAKTRLLAGRDFTWSDDDKTRRVAVVNETFARRMFGSTSAVGQHYVEPGNTRIEIVGVVEDGKYDTITEDATAAAFYPLGQYTASSTVLVVRSERPVAETMSALRGALAAIDSSLPFTLQTWPDALTLAMFPARIATAVLMVLGVLAAMLAVTGIFGMAAYSVSKRLRELGIRVAVGARRTQVLRAALSRPTKVLVVGSAAGLVLGVLASRLLAVVVYQASPKDPLVLSGALVLMVLVGLAASWIPAQRAMRVNPAQLLRED comes from the coding sequence ATGGCTTCATTGCGGCGAGTTGCGAATCTGTTTCGGCGGTCGCGGCTGGATCGAGATATCTCAGAGGAACTGCGGGCGCATATTGAAATGCGCATCGAGGACAACGTCGCGCGTGGCCTGTCGCCGGAGGAGGCGAGGCGCGAAGCGTTGGTGCGGTTCGGGAATCACGCGGCGACGAAGGAGCGCGTGGTGGCGTCCGACGCGAGCCTTGGCCTGGCGGAGTGGGGCCGCGATATACGGTATGCCGCGCGGCATTTGCGGCGGTCTCCGGGGTTTGCGCTGACCGCGATTGCGACGCTGATGGTGGGGATTGGCGCGTGCGTGGTGGTGTTCGGAGTGCTGAATGCGCTGGTGCTGCGGCCGCTGAACTTGGCTGGGGCGGATCGGCTGGTGCAGGTGGTGAACAAGCAGCCGGGAGACGATTCGCAATCCTATCCGGACTATCTTGATTTGCGCGCGCGGAACAGCACGTTTGCCGATATGGTGGCCTACCGGGTTGACCAGGCAGGGATGAGCGTCGGCAGTTCAGCACAGAAGTCATGGGTTTACGAGGTATCCGGGAACTACTTCGAGATGCTTGGAGTGACGCCGCAGGTGGGGCGGATGATCGCGCCGAGCGATGAGCACGGGCCGAATTCAGCGCCCTATATGGTGCTGAGCGATGGGTTCTGGCGCTCGCGCTTCGAGGGCGATCCGCGCGTGGTAGGCATGACGGTGCAGTTGAACAAGCATCCGTTCACGATTATCGGAGTGGCGCCGAAGACGTTTCACGGAACGGAGCTCTTCCTGTGGCCTGACTTCTGGATTCCGATGGTGAACGAAGAACAGGTTCAGGGGTACAGCTTCCTGGAGAAGCGATACAACCACGGGATCTACGTGCTGGGATCTGTGAAGCCGGGTGTGACCGTGGTGCAGGCGACGGATAATCTGCGGGCCGTGGGGAAGGGTCTGGCGAAGGAGCACCCGGTTGAGGATGGCGGGATGGAACCCAGACTGGTGCGGCCGGGACTGTTCGCGGATACGGTGGGCGACCCCATGCGTGCCTTCACGGTGGCGATCATGGGGCTGGCGGTGCTGGTTCTGTTGGCGGCGTGTGCGAACCTGGCGGGCATCTTCACGGCGCGTTTTGCGGATCGGACGCGGGAACTGGCGATTCGCATCTCGATCGGCTCGGGAAGATGGCGGATTCTGCGGCAACTGCTGACGGAGGCGCTGCTGGTGTGCGCGGCGGGAGGAGCGGCGGGAACGGCGGCGGCCGCAGCGATGTTGAATGTGCTGAGCCGGTGGCAGCCGATTCCGGAGTTCCCGATCCATGTGACGGCAGTCCCGGATCTCAAAGTGTATGCGGTGGCGATCGGGCTGTCGCTGGCTAGCGGAATATTGCCGGGGCTGGTTCCCGCGCGACAGATCTGGCGGATGGACGCGATGCAGGCGATCAAGAGCGGCGCCGTTACGGCGGGGCTGCTGCGCAGGCTGACGCTGCGCGATGTGCTGCTGGGCGTGCAGATTGCGCTATGCGCGCTGCTGATCACGTCGTCGCTGGTGGCTGTGCGCGGCATGCAGCGGGCACTGAAGGCACCGATCGGATTTAAGCCAGAGGGCGTGGCGCTGGCTTCGATGGACATGCACATGAGCGGCTACGCCGACAAGACGGCGCTGCCGGTCCAACGACGGATGATCGATGCAGCATCGCACATACCTGGCGTGACCGCGGCGGGGACCATTGATAGCATGCCACTCGGCACCGGAGGCAGCAACGAGCCGGTGTTCCGTGATGGCACGACGGATTTCCGTCCGAAGAACACGGTTACGGTGGCCAAGTACTACGCGATCTCTCCGGGGTATCTGCATGCGGCGAAGACCCGGCTGCTTGCGGGGCGCGACTTCACCTGGTCCGACGATGACAAGACACGGCGGGTGGCGGTGGTGAACGAGACGTTTGCGCGCCGGATGTTCGGCAGCACATCGGCGGTGGGCCAGCATTACGTGGAGCCGGGCAACACGCGGATCGAGATTGTGGGCGTGGTGGAAGACGGCAAGTACGACACGATCACCGAGGATGCGACGGCTGCGGCGTTTTATCCGCTCGGCCAATACACCGCTTCGAGCACAGTGCTGGTGGTGCGGTCAGAGAGGCCGGTAGCGGAGACGATGTCTGCGTTGCGCGGGGCGCTTGCCGCAATCGACTCGAGCCTACCCTTCACGCTGCAGACATGGCCGGATGCGCTCACGCTGGCGATGTTTCCGGCGCGCATTGCGACGGCGGTTTTGATGGTGCTGGGCGTGCTGGCCGCGATGCTGGCGGTGACAGGCATCTTCGGGATGGCGGCGTATTCGGTGTCGAAGAGGCTGCGGGAGCTCGGTATCCGGGTGGCGGTGGGGGCGCGGCGCACGCAGGTGTTGCGGGCAGCGCTGTCGAGACCCACGAAAGTGCTGGTGGTTGGGTCGGCCGCGGGTCTGGTGCTGGGCGTGCTGGCGAGCAGGCTGCTGGCGGTGGTGGTGTACCAGGCGAGTCCGAAGGATCCGCTGGTGCTGAGCGGCGCGCTGGTGTTGATGGTGCTGGTGGGACTGGCGGCTTCGTGGATTCCGGCACAGAGAGCAATGCGGGTGAATCCGGCACAGTTGCTGCGCGAAGACTGA